One genomic segment of candidate division WOR-3 bacterium includes these proteins:
- a CDS encoding Sua5/YciO/YrdC/YwlC family protein, which yields MIECNKLEAFFAVLSGETVLIPTDTVWGFAFDPENKKAYKKVLDLKKRQPDKKIPVLSPSIESAYRLFENFNPRLYGLTQKYWPGSLTVVGKASKKVPPHLLDEKGKIAVRVPKKPAPLDLIKALNFVMATSVNLSGEESPSNLFEISSMFSGEDILALDMNRRIPRRPPSTVIEPTVGKIIVMRKGEISPFVISAITGMEIRYEASDPIRVMFVCTGNTCRSPIAEAFFRKKTEKSKLQLCVKSVGIRVKKISTNYSENARKALKERHKIDFQGKPKKLNKKDVEWADLILTMDSEIQKKVEINGGAGKTKLLAEFSCEKNAVADPWGKAFEDYCKTAVEIEKHVENLVKYIEGRDYFLTPGKYR from the coding sequence TTGATCGAATGTAATAAACTCGAGGCATTTTTTGCCGTTTTGTCGGGTGAAACGGTTCTGATACCGACGGACACTGTCTGGGGATTCGCTTTCGATCCAGAAAACAAAAAAGCCTATAAAAAAGTCTTGGATCTGAAAAAAAGGCAACCGGATAAAAAAATTCCTGTATTGTCACCTTCTATTGAAAGCGCTTACCGTCTGTTTGAAAATTTCAATCCGCGTCTTTACGGATTGACTCAAAAATATTGGCCCGGTTCGCTAACCGTCGTCGGGAAGGCATCAAAAAAGGTGCCGCCTCATCTTCTCGACGAAAAAGGTAAAATCGCCGTCAGAGTCCCAAAAAAACCGGCTCCTCTGGACCTGATAAAAGCATTGAATTTTGTTATGGCCACTTCGGTAAATTTGTCCGGGGAAGAAAGCCCGTCAAATCTTTTTGAGATATCATCGATGTTTTCGGGAGAAGATATTTTGGCGCTGGATATGAATCGGCGAATTCCCCGCAGACCTCCTTCGACCGTGATCGAACCTACCGTGGGAAAAATAATTGTCATGAGAAAAGGAGAGATTAGCCCGTTTGTAATAAGCGCGATAACCGGCATGGAAATCAGATACGAGGCATCGGACCCGATCAGAGTTATGTTTGTCTGCACCGGCAACACATGCAGAAGTCCTATCGCCGAGGCATTTTTCAGGAAGAAAACTGAAAAATCGAAACTGCAATTATGTGTGAAATCAGTCGGAATAAGGGTAAAAAAAATCAGCACAAATTATTCGGAAAATGCGAGAAAAGCTCTGAAAGAAAGACACAAAATAGATTTTCAGGGAAAACCCAAAAAATTAAATAAAAAAGATGTCGAATGGGCCGACCTGATATTGACCATGGACTCGGAAATACAGAAAAAAGTCGAAATAAACGGTGGAGCCGGAAAGACAAAGCTTTTGGCAGAGTTCTCGTGCGAAAAAAACGCCGTCGCAGATCCGTGGGGGAAAGCTTTCGAAGATTACTGCAAAACAGCCGTTGAAATAGAAAAGCACGTTGAAAATCTTGTAAAATATATCGAAGGCAGGGATTATTTTCTGACTCCAGGAAAATACAGATGA
- a CDS encoding RNA polymerase sigma factor RpoD/SigA, with protein sequence MKKRNNKKASLSLPSAFQEKFLPAPSLEKNLPAKISISEDTFEKYLEEIRKEKMLSPEEENEVGRKIKYGSLNEKREAVNKLVKANLRFVVSIALHYDREKKIITDLVNEGNIGLIKAANKFDSDRGIKFISYAVWWIRQHILHYIITHQRLYSIPFNRAGKLRRILKEGREFGFDAENSKYTVSELAEKLKVNSRDIEEAYEYAQKDLSLDSASSYFNDNLLGYYPSPEEFYLKKVEQQEVNKLMKELTEREQLVLRMYFGLQDYSPASFEKIGNELGVSRERVRQIKEKALQKIRQSPDSKKLQDLLGVNND encoded by the coding sequence ATGAAAAAGAGAAACAATAAAAAGGCTTCTCTTTCTTTGCCTTCTGCTTTTCAGGAAAAATTTCTTCCCGCGCCGTCTCTTGAAAAAAATCTCCCTGCGAAAATTTCAATATCTGAAGACACATTTGAAAAATATCTCGAAGAGATAAGGAAAGAAAAAATGCTTTCGCCGGAAGAAGAAAACGAAGTAGGCAGAAAAATCAAATATGGCAGTTTGAATGAAAAACGTGAGGCCGTCAACAAACTGGTCAAAGCAAACCTTAGATTTGTCGTGTCAATAGCTCTTCACTACGACAGGGAAAAAAAAATAATTACGGATCTTGTTAACGAAGGAAACATAGGTCTTATAAAAGCCGCAAATAAATTCGATTCAGATCGTGGCATCAAATTCATATCATACGCGGTATGGTGGATAAGACAGCACATTTTGCATTACATAATTACTCATCAGAGGTTGTATTCGATACCTTTCAACAGAGCGGGAAAGCTGAGAAGAATACTGAAAGAAGGCAGGGAATTCGGTTTTGACGCAGAGAATTCCAAATATACTGTTAGTGAACTTGCCGAAAAACTCAAAGTTAATTCCCGGGACATAGAGGAAGCCTATGAGTACGCCCAGAAAGATCTGTCTCTCGATTCCGCGAGTTCTTATTTCAATGATAATTTACTGGGGTATTATCCTTCTCCTGAAGAATTCTACCTGAAGAAAGTTGAACAGCAGGAAGTCAATAAACTGATGAAAGAACTGACGGAGAGAGAGCAGTTGGTTTTGAGAATGTACTTTGGCCTTCAGGATTATTCTCCCGCTTCTTTCGAAAAAATCGGCAATGAATTAGGTGTTTCCAGGGAAAGAGTCAGACAAATCAAGGAAAAAGCATTGCAAAAAATCAGGCAGTCGCCGGATTCAAAAAAACTTCAAGACCTTTTGGGGGTAAATAATGACTGA
- a CDS encoding iron-only hydrogenase system regulator — protein sequence MPQTEKSCRSSKLVSRLGVVGIFIYSPDSAREVNNVLSEFSMFIKGRLGIPSVNSSPKINVIAVVFEGTTDELGSLTGKLGNLEGVETKTLLSKREL from the coding sequence ATGCCTCAAACAGAAAAATCCTGCAGATCTTCAAAACTTGTTAGCCGTCTCGGAGTCGTCGGTATTTTCATTTATTCCCCGGACAGCGCCAGAGAAGTAAACAATGTGCTTTCAGAGTTTTCCATGTTTATCAAGGGAAGGCTCGGTATACCTTCGGTCAACAGCAGTCCGAAAATCAACGTCATAGCAGTAGTCTTTGAAGGGACTACTGACGAGTTAGGATCTTTGACCGGAAAACTCGGAAATCTTGAAGGCGTTGAAACCAAAACTCTTTTATCAAAAAGAGAACTTTAA
- a CDS encoding aspartate ammonia-lyase → MRKEKDFLGEIELPDDYPFGIHTRRAEINFRFSDAKMREDLFRSVITVKSACAEANMKAGLLEKNKARAIISACEQLLSGNDSLAPSIHPFQGGAGTSSNMSANELIANTALKISGKEFGDYRFISPLDDVNLSQSTNDVYPTAVKISLLKSLRKLHSSIETFLASLQKKEKEFSGILKIGRTELQDAMPVSLGQEFSAWADAISRFRWRINKAIDWIREVNISGTAVGTSINADRKYSVFVIDELRKITEEPLSLSRNLVDGTQNTDQIIEVSGIIKTGAVTVKKFASDIRLLSSGPDCGFAELILPAMQAGSSIMPGKINPVIFEAAEQICLHVIACDHSVSTAASESNLELPQFLPYIAHVLLENIEMFSNCLVKISESTELLTPNRERIKRYVENSFAVATLLSPIVGHEKMAEIVSRARKEDRNIVEIIRSEKILDPEKLDKLLNPEIMASPGMPFLEE, encoded by the coding sequence ATGCGAAAAGAAAAAGATTTCCTCGGAGAAATTGAGCTTCCCGATGACTACCCTTTCGGCATTCACACGCGAAGAGCGGAAATAAATTTCAGATTTTCCGACGCCAAGATGAGAGAAGACCTTTTCAGAAGCGTAATAACCGTTAAAAGTGCATGCGCAGAGGCCAACATGAAAGCGGGGCTTCTTGAAAAAAACAAAGCCAGGGCTATAATAAGCGCATGTGAACAGCTTCTTTCCGGCAATGATTCACTGGCACCGTCAATACACCCTTTTCAGGGAGGCGCGGGAACGTCTTCAAACATGTCCGCCAATGAATTAATAGCCAACACGGCGCTTAAAATCTCCGGAAAAGAATTCGGTGATTACCGGTTCATATCACCACTCGACGATGTAAATCTTTCTCAGTCCACAAACGATGTCTATCCTACGGCTGTGAAAATTTCACTCCTCAAGTCACTGAGAAAACTACACTCGTCAATTGAAACATTCCTTGCCTCTCTTCAGAAAAAGGAAAAGGAATTTTCAGGCATACTTAAAATCGGCAGGACAGAACTGCAAGACGCAATGCCCGTTTCGCTGGGGCAGGAATTTTCAGCCTGGGCAGACGCAATTTCGAGGTTCAGATGGAGGATTAACAAAGCGATCGATTGGATAAGAGAGGTCAATATTTCGGGTACTGCGGTCGGAACCTCCATTAACGCGGACAGAAAATATTCCGTTTTTGTAATTGACGAGCTAAGAAAAATTACAGAAGAACCTCTTTCACTATCGAGAAACCTCGTGGACGGAACTCAGAACACGGATCAGATAATCGAAGTTTCGGGCATTATAAAGACGGGTGCAGTAACAGTGAAAAAATTCGCTTCGGACATCAGACTGCTTTCGAGCGGTCCTGATTGCGGATTTGCAGAACTCATATTACCCGCCATGCAGGCGGGATCTTCAATAATGCCTGGAAAAATCAATCCGGTAATTTTCGAAGCTGCGGAACAGATATGCCTGCACGTCATTGCCTGCGATCATTCCGTTTCAACCGCAGCTTCCGAGAGCAATCTCGAACTGCCCCAGTTTCTTCCTTACATCGCTCATGTTTTACTTGAAAATATTGAAATGTTCTCAAACTGCCTCGTCAAAATTTCAGAATCAACAGAATTATTAACACCTAACAGGGAAAGAATAAAGCGCTACGTCGAAAATTCATTCGCCGTTGCCACTCTGCTCTCTCCAATTGTCGGCCACGAGAAAATGGCGGAGATAGTTTCACGTGCGAGAAAGGAAGACAGGAATATTGTGGAGATCATTCGCTCTGAAAAGATTTTGGATCCTGAAAAATTAGACAAACTTCTCAATCCCGAAATTATGGCTTCTCCAGGAATGCCTTTTTTGGAGGAATAA
- the hydF gene encoding [FeFe] hydrogenase H-cluster maturation GTPase HydF, translated as MKSRTIRGDRLHIGIFGKRNAGKSSLINALSGQNTAIVSEVPGTTTDPVFKSMELAPLGPVVMIDTAGIDDADDGLGKLRKDRTEKILEKTDLAVLIIDVETDNFNFENELVAGFEKENIPFIIALNKTDLNTSRETQKWLFGKAFVRIVSTEGKGIEDLKKRIIQVAPSEWERPFVSDLIHPEEMVLLVTPIDLGAPKGRLIMPQVKALRDILDSDAIPVMCKERELPATLGKLREKPSLVITDSQVFPQVAADVPDDILLTSFSILSIRQKGDLNQMVEGVQTVKNLKPGDKVLIAEACSHHPLEDDIGRIKIPRWLNAYVGGSLEISTVPGYEYPSNLKEYKLVVHCGACTLNRKEMLKRQEKAREAGVPITNYGVLISYLKSVFPRALKPFPEIYSLFTDKGSQAERNAAKIMAGLTEI; from the coding sequence ATGAAAAGCAGAACGATTAGAGGAGACAGACTCCACATCGGTATTTTCGGGAAAAGAAACGCCGGCAAATCATCTCTTATAAACGCTTTGAGCGGTCAAAATACAGCGATAGTCTCGGAAGTACCGGGTACAACAACAGATCCGGTTTTTAAATCCATGGAACTTGCCCCACTGGGTCCGGTCGTCATGATAGACACGGCAGGAATTGACGACGCCGATGATGGTTTGGGAAAATTGCGAAAAGACAGAACTGAAAAAATCCTTGAAAAGACTGATCTCGCTGTCCTTATAATAGACGTCGAAACCGACAATTTTAATTTCGAAAATGAACTTGTCGCAGGTTTCGAAAAAGAAAACATCCCGTTCATCATCGCCCTTAATAAAACAGATTTGAATACGTCCCGCGAGACCCAGAAATGGCTTTTTGGAAAAGCTTTTGTCAGGATAGTCTCGACCGAAGGAAAAGGAATTGAAGACCTTAAAAAAAGAATAATTCAAGTTGCGCCCTCTGAGTGGGAAAGACCGTTTGTGTCCGACCTCATTCACCCCGAAGAAATGGTACTTCTTGTCACCCCCATAGATTTAGGCGCCCCCAAGGGCAGACTGATCATGCCTCAGGTAAAAGCGCTGAGAGACATTCTCGATTCCGACGCAATCCCGGTTATGTGCAAAGAAAGGGAATTGCCGGCAACTCTTGGCAAACTAAGGGAAAAACCGTCTCTTGTGATTACCGATTCCCAGGTTTTTCCTCAAGTTGCCGCAGACGTACCCGATGACATACTCCTTACTTCGTTCTCGATTCTTTCCATCAGGCAAAAAGGCGATTTGAATCAGATGGTAGAGGGAGTTCAGACTGTCAAAAATCTCAAACCCGGCGACAAGGTCCTGATAGCCGAAGCCTGTTCGCACCACCCTCTTGAAGATGACATAGGCAGGATTAAAATCCCGAGATGGCTCAACGCCTACGTAGGGGGAAGTCTTGAAATATCCACCGTTCCCGGATACGAATATCCCTCGAACCTGAAAGAATACAAACTCGTCGTTCATTGCGGTGCGTGCACTCTCAACAGGAAAGAGATGCTGAAAAGGCAGGAAAAAGCCCGCGAAGCAGGTGTTCCAATAACAAACTACGGGGTTTTAATATCCTATCTCAAATCTGTTTTTCCGAGAGCTCTGAAACCTTTTCCAGAAATATATTCTCTTTTCACAGACAAAGGAAGTCAGGCTGAAAGAAATGCAGCCAAAATAATGGCTGGGCTCACTGAAATTTGA
- a CDS encoding DHH family phosphoesterase, whose product MASVEKFIEKVTSARCLSPDFLSQDIWREPDEIPSFNDALETIERTVRKGGNILVWGDQDCDGISSAALLHLALTSAGASITTYIPDRKKEGIGMNIGSLKREILRNKPDLVITVDCCSKDTEAASILRQSGIELVVTDHHEIPSSFLDGRTIVNCRREDSLYPFGGLSGSGTALKLALKFSQDPYLWILSSLGTISDRVPMLDENRTIVKRGFEALDKFRFESIDLLCSVQESPLPASTDELKKIVISPLASDSSENGISSSFEFLTKKPEIIDAEAMVRRSREWMDARETYFAKALKIKQYAGPYVFFHDVDVPRSILGSLASRLSVAEGKKVFAVGALDEEGFETVEARACSGDALTVLENNGHFFNSFGGHKKACGAKIKSEKVVGFFESLSRTPDHEKIEKRFRIDIITDKSELNDEVLLTLASFRPFGQDFPEISLEITDMLSSNPLEGKNIFLLNEKAKLREATPFDDIWMYD is encoded by the coding sequence GCGTTGGAAACAATAGAGAGAACGGTCAGGAAAGGCGGGAACATTCTTGTGTGGGGCGATCAGGATTGTGACGGAATTAGTTCTGCGGCGCTTTTACATTTAGCGCTGACTTCCGCAGGCGCCAGCATCACAACATACATACCCGACAGGAAAAAAGAGGGTATCGGAATGAATATCGGATCACTGAAAAGAGAGATTCTTCGGAATAAGCCCGACCTGGTCATCACAGTTGACTGTTGCAGCAAAGACACAGAAGCCGCCTCTATATTAAGACAATCAGGAATCGAGCTCGTAGTTACGGATCACCATGAAATACCTTCGTCTTTTTTAGATGGAAGAACAATAGTGAATTGCCGAAGAGAAGACAGCCTCTATCCGTTCGGCGGATTGTCCGGAAGCGGAACCGCCCTGAAGTTAGCATTGAAATTTTCCCAGGACCCCTATCTTTGGATACTTTCATCGCTCGGGACGATAAGCGACAGAGTGCCCATGCTTGATGAAAACAGGACCATCGTAAAAAGAGGCTTCGAAGCTCTCGACAAATTCAGGTTTGAATCGATTGACCTTTTGTGTTCGGTTCAGGAATCTCCTTTGCCTGCTTCAACGGACGAATTAAAAAAGATAGTGATTTCGCCTCTTGCATCTGACTCCTCGGAAAACGGAATCTCATCTTCCTTTGAGTTTCTTACAAAAAAACCCGAGATAATTGACGCCGAAGCAATGGTGAGAAGATCCCGCGAATGGATGGACGCTCGCGAAACATACTTTGCAAAAGCGCTGAAGATAAAGCAATATGCGGGCCCTTATGTGTTTTTCCACGACGTGGATGTGCCTAGAAGCATACTCGGTTCCCTGGCTTCAAGGCTTTCTGTCGCGGAAGGGAAGAAAGTGTTCGCCGTCGGAGCGCTCGACGAAGAAGGTTTTGAAACTGTGGAAGCGAGAGCCTGCAGTGGAGACGCACTGACTGTATTGGAAAACAACGGACATTTTTTTAATTCTTTTGGCGGTCATAAAAAAGCCTGTGGAGCAAAAATAAAAAGCGAGAAAGTTGTCGGTTTTTTTGAAAGTTTGAGCCGAACGCCTGACCATGAAAAAATTGAAAAACGCTTCAGGATAGATATCATAACTGATAAATCCGAATTGAACGATGAGGTTCTTCTCACCCTCGCCTCGTTTAGACCGTTCGGCCAGGATTTTCCCGAGATTTCTCTGGAAATCACCGATATGCTTTCATCGAATCCCCTTGAAGGCAAAAACATTTTTTTGCTTAACGAGAAAGCTAAACTCAGAGAAGCTACACCCTTTGACGATATATGGATGTATGATTGA
- the hydG gene encoding [FeFe] hydrogenase H-cluster radical SAM maturase HydG, with amino-acid sequence MDTAFIDHAKIFSYLQNTKEPDYKEVSEITDHAKEMKGISYEEAERLLMVANQDSRQLLLDTANYIKNEIYGKRLVLFAPLYVSNLCNNECLYCAFRKSNKEISRKTLTHDEIRKEVEALIGQGHKRVLLVSGEGLGEDALDYSVKAIETIYSIKVGDGEIRRININIAPLSVEGFKKLKAAKIGTYQLFQETYHFDTYKKMHPKGRKSDYIFHLTAMDRAMEAGIDDVGVGILFGLYDYKFEVMALLQHIKHLEEKFGVGCHTISIPRLEPATGSYIASHPPYVLSDDDFMKIIAILRITVPYTGMILSTRENAEMRRKAFSLGISQISAGSRTNPGGYTDPSSTGQFSLGDHRNLEEVITDMVDYGYVPSFCTGCYRLGRTGKDFMDLAKPGLIKLYCLPNALSTFKEYLVNYASSPLREKGDKLIESMLSDIPKEDVRTKTKNNLELISQGAQDLYL; translated from the coding sequence ATGGACACGGCATTCATAGATCACGCAAAAATTTTCAGCTACCTCCAAAATACAAAGGAGCCCGATTATAAAGAAGTTTCGGAGATAACTGATCACGCAAAAGAAATGAAAGGCATTTCGTACGAGGAAGCTGAAAGACTTCTTATGGTCGCCAATCAAGATTCAAGGCAGTTACTTCTCGACACGGCTAATTACATAAAGAATGAAATCTACGGAAAACGGCTCGTTCTTTTTGCTCCACTCTACGTTTCAAACCTGTGCAACAACGAATGTCTTTACTGTGCTTTCAGAAAGAGCAACAAGGAAATTTCGAGAAAAACCCTGACTCATGACGAAATAAGAAAAGAAGTGGAAGCCCTCATCGGTCAAGGGCATAAAAGAGTCCTTCTTGTTTCCGGTGAAGGGCTCGGAGAAGACGCTCTCGACTACTCCGTCAAGGCCATAGAAACCATATATTCAATCAAAGTGGGAGACGGTGAAATCAGAAGAATAAACATAAACATAGCGCCCCTGTCAGTTGAAGGATTCAAAAAACTCAAGGCCGCAAAAATAGGAACCTACCAGCTTTTTCAGGAAACTTACCACTTCGACACTTATAAAAAAATGCACCCCAAGGGTCGCAAATCTGACTACATATTCCACCTGACAGCTATGGACAGAGCCATGGAAGCCGGAATAGACGACGTCGGAGTCGGTATTCTTTTCGGACTCTACGACTATAAATTCGAAGTGATGGCTCTGCTTCAACACATAAAACACCTCGAAGAAAAATTCGGGGTCGGCTGTCACACAATTTCAATACCGCGTCTCGAACCGGCGACGGGATCATACATAGCGTCACATCCGCCTTACGTCCTCAGCGATGATGACTTCATGAAAATAATCGCTATTCTGAGAATAACCGTCCCTTACACAGGAATGATTCTGAGTACCAGAGAAAACGCTGAAATGAGGAGGAAGGCGTTCAGTTTAGGTATATCACAGATAAGCGCCGGATCGAGGACAAATCCCGGAGGATACACAGATCCTTCATCTACGGGTCAGTTTTCTTTGGGTGACCACAGAAATCTGGAGGAGGTCATCACGGACATGGTCGATTACGGTTACGTGCCTTCATTCTGTACGGGATGCTACAGACTCGGAAGAACTGGAAAGGATTTTATGGATCTCGCAAAACCCGGCCTTATAAAACTATACTGCCTGCCCAACGCTCTTTCTACTTTTAAAGAATACCTCGTCAATTACGCGTCCTCGCCGCTACGCGAGAAAGGCGACAAACTAATTGAATCCATGCTGTCCGACATCCCGAAAGAAGACGTGAGGACAAAAACAAAAAACAATCTTGAGTTAATAAGCCAGGGGGCGCAGGATCTTTACTTATAA
- the purE gene encoding 5-(carboxyamino)imidazole ribonucleotide mutase — MTEVLIITGSKSDSEIADTVKETLDSFGVDSVLEVSSAHRTPEKTAELAKNAESRGFKVVITVAGYAAHLGGVVASWTILPVISVPVSSSPLRGIDSILSIVQMPGGVPVAAMSLDKAGAKNAAIFAVEILALGNNVLKEKIKKLRENFYAVDRM, encoded by the coding sequence ATGACTGAAGTGCTTATAATTACCGGATCCAAATCGGATTCTGAAATTGCCGACACCGTGAAAGAGACTCTTGACAGCTTCGGAGTGGACAGCGTTTTGGAAGTTTCTTCAGCTCACAGAACTCCGGAGAAAACTGCCGAACTGGCAAAAAACGCGGAAAGCAGAGGATTCAAGGTGGTAATAACAGTTGCGGGTTACGCAGCTCATTTGGGAGGGGTTGTCGCGAGCTGGACAATACTGCCGGTGATCTCCGTTCCTGTCAGTTCTTCACCGCTGCGGGGCATAGACAGTATTTTATCAATCGTTCAAATGCCTGGGGGAGTTCCCGTAGCGGCTATGAGCCTCGATAAAGCAGGCGCAAAAAATGCGGCTATTTTCGCTGTCGAAATTCTCGCCCTCGGCAACAATGTATTAAAAGAAAAAATAAAAAAATTAAGGGAGAATTTTTACGCCGTTGATCGAATGTAA